The Diabrotica virgifera virgifera chromosome 10, PGI_DIABVI_V3a genome has a window encoding:
- the LOC126878686 gene encoding zinc finger MYM-type protein 5-like, with amino-acid sequence MILEKWVEQNLTDMDFSMSKRNFGEQHRYAGKQIFYKRLVNGEVVRRDWAIYSESTGNIFCLYCVLFGNKKNQFKTGFSLWNKSKERLDEHERSNDHIDNLKMYMTRLLKQGRVDVELEKEISTAKEYWVKVLERIISVIKFLATRELAFRGTYERISEKRNGDYLGLL; translated from the coding sequence ATGATTCTAGAAAAATGGGTCGAACAGAATCTTACAGATATGGACTTTTcaatgtcaaaaagaaatttcGGGGAACAACACAGGTATGCCGGTAAGCAAATATTTTATAAAAGACTTGTTAATGGAGAAGTGGTTCGCCGCGATTGGGCAATTTACTCCGAGAGCACTGGCAATATATTTTGtctttattgtgtattatttggaAATAAAAAGAACCAATTTAAAACAGGATTTTCATTATGGAATAAAAGTAAGGAAAGATTAGACGAACATGAAAGATCCAATGATCATATagataatctgaaaatgtatatGACTCGCTTATTAAAGCAAGGAAGAGTTGATGTAGAACTCGAAAAGGAAATTAGCACTGCGAAAGAATATTGGGTGAAAGTACTAGAAAGAATCATAAGTGTAATAAAGTTTCTGGCTACCAGGGAATTGGCATTTAGAGGTACTTATGAAAGAATTAGCGAAAAACGGAATGGAGACTACTTAGGTTTATTGTAA